One window of Candidatus Hydrogenedentota bacterium genomic DNA carries:
- a CDS encoding prepilin-type N-terminal cleavage/methylation domain-containing protein has translation MKKNLGFTLIELMIVVAIIAIIAAIAIPNLLRSRMQSNESAAIGNLRTIVGAETAFQSANFQYAVTFDQMTTATPPYLDGDWSLPKSGYTYVLAGDVDNFTANANATSYGVTGGRGFYTDASGVIRFEVGGDATSGSAILGQQ, from the coding sequence TGATGATTGTCGTGGCCATCATCGCGATTATCGCGGCCATCGCGATCCCGAACCTGCTGCGCTCGCGCATGCAGTCGAATGAATCGGCGGCCATCGGCAACCTGCGCACGATTGTGGGCGCGGAAACGGCGTTCCAGTCGGCGAACTTCCAGTACGCCGTTACGTTTGATCAGATGACGACGGCCACGCCGCCCTATCTCGATGGCGACTGGTCGCTGCCGAAGAGCGGTTACACCTACGTGCTTGCCGGTGACGTGGACAACTTCACGGCCAACGCCAATGCGACGTCCTATGGCGTAACGGGCGGCCGCGGCTTCTATACCGATGCCTCGGGCGTAATCCGGTTTGAAGTCGGCGGCGACGCGACGTCGGGCAGCGCGATCCTCGGTCAACAGTAG